The following is a genomic window from Vidua chalybeata isolate OUT-0048 chromosome 29, bVidCha1 merged haplotype, whole genome shotgun sequence.
CCAGGTAAAGTGAGTCCTGGTGGAGACATCTGCAGGTCTTGGTTTAGAAtgagtaaaacaaacaaatgtagGTGGCTTGTTAAAACTGCAGGTGGTGAAAGGCTTTCTGTGTTCTACCTTTGGATTTGGGGGCTAATTCTGCTGTGGGCTCCAGAAAAATAGGAGTGAGGCTACAGGGTTTTGACTCATTGAAGCAGCTACAGTGATTTGTGTATCTAAGTGTTGGTCAAgagcaacagaaatatttctgagctTGAACTAAGGTTAATGCTCAACTGGCACAGTGTCACAGCTTATTTGATCAGTGGTTTTCATCCCTGACTCTTTCCCTGGTGTTACTGGAGGAGCTGAGGTGCTTGAAGCTGGGGGAGGTATGTCTAATTCAGTGAAGGTTGGAATGAACACCCTAAGCTGTTTACACCTCTTTTGTACAGACTGACATTGAAATCACTCGGGAGGAAGACTTTGCCCGAATCCTGCAGATGGAGGAAGAGTACATTCAGCAGATGTGTGAGGATCTGATAAGAGTCAAGCCAGATCTGGTCATCACGGAAAAAGGAGTTTCTGGTAACAGCACATGCCATCCTTTGTGTTGAATTCATCTCAGTGAGGTTCATGGTGTTAATTGGAACttagaaaaaacccaaccaaaactaaaaaaaaaaaaaacaaactaatacAACTCCTCCCAAACCTGGTGTACACCAGCAAATAGGTGCAGGCATTGAAGTTCATCCTTGATGTTGCTTTGTGAAAGTAGACTCCTACtataatattttgcttttccagcatttGGGAAAGATACCAAAGTACAAGTGAAGCTGAGTGTTAACCCCTGGAGATCTGTGCTACTCTTTTGCCTTGCAGCCTGGTTTAAAAAGCTACATTTAGGTGCTTTTCTCCTGTAACCCCTTTTGCTTCAAAGACTGGAATTAAAATAGCTAGACTGATAACTGATAAACAGATGAAGTTTGACATAATACTGCTGATTCATTACTGAAACGACACAAACCTGGTTTCAGACCTGGCCCAGCACTACCTGATGAGAGCCAACATCACCGCCATCCGCAGGGTGCGGAAAACCGACAACAACCGGATTGCCAGGTGGGTGTAGGCTCCTGTCTGGAGCCCATTCcccctgtgtgtgtgacacGGGACTGTTCTGATCTCACTCTTTCTCAGCTCAGATTTGTGAGTGTCTGCTTTGGTGTGCTAGGGCCTGCGGAGCTCGCATCGTCAGTCGCACCGATGAGCTCCGGGAGGAGGATGTGGGAACCGGTGCCAGGCTCTTCGAAGTGAAAAAAATAGGAGATGAGTATTTTGCTTTCATCACTGATTGCAAAGATCCTAAGGCTTGCACCATCATCCTGCGGGGAGCCAGCAAGGAAATCCTAGCGGTGAGTGAGCGCATGGGCTGCTTCACCTCCTGTGCCAGCCACCTTCGTGGCCAGTCAGGGACAGCAGACTGGGCTGGGCTTTCAGCTGGTGTGGTGCTCCACTTAATAatgagaagggcagtggagctgaggaagggtctggagcacaaggagcagctgagggggcTCAGTGAGGACCTTATTGCTTCCTATTTAGTACTGCCTGATAGAAGGGTCTAGCCCACTGGGGGGTCCGGCTCTTCACCCTAGAAACAAGTGATAGGCCAAAAGGAAGTGgtctcaagttgcaccaggggaggtttagattggatattaggggaaatttcttcatggaaagtgtggtcaggcactggcacagggtaCCCAGGGCAgtagtggagtcaccatccctggagggatttagcAAATGTATGGATGTGGCACCTTGGGACTTGGGTTAGTGGCAGCCtcggcagtgctgggggaatgtTTGGATTTGATTATGTTAGAGGGCTCGACAGTTTGGTGATTGTGTCCGTGTTGCAGGAGGTGGAGCGCAACCTGCAGGACGCCATGCAGGTGTGCCGCAATGTCCTCATGGATCCGCAGCTGGTGCCAGGCGGGGGAGCCACTGAAATGGCCGTTTCCCATGCACTGACAGAGAGGTCCAAGGGCATGACAGGCGTGGAGCAGTGGCCCTACCGTGCAGTGGCCCAGGCTCTGGAAGTCATTCCCCGGACGCTGATCCAGAACTGTGGCGCCAGTACAATCCGTGTTCTGACTTCGCTCAGGGTAAGGCGTGTGCCAGGGGCACCAGGAGAGAGTCAGCCCTTTCCTGCTTCACCCTTCAGAACAGTGCCCTTGCTGTGCACTGTAACGTGTTCTTGTATAAACTCCAAAACCAAGAATATTCTACTGACCTGTTACAGTTTCTCAGCCAGTAGTCAGTTTGAGAATCCAGAGGGGAAATTTCCATCTCGCCCCACTGGTGGTGACCTGTCTTTCTGCTTCCAGGCCAAGCACACTCAGGAAGGCAGCCAGACATGGGGGGTGAACGGGGAGACTGGAGCCCTGGTTGACATGAAGGAGCTGGGCATCTGGGAGCCCTTGGCTGTCAAACTTCAGACCTACAAAACAGCTGTGGAGGTAAGGAGAGGTGGAAGCTTCAGAGTCTCTGTGGGTATCATCTGGGAGAAGAGGACATCCTTCCCTGTTTTGGGGTGTTGGGGTGGGCATCACACCCAGTGCAGGACATGCTGGTGTCCGAGCTTGTCGTTGCTGGAGGTGGGATAATGAGGGATGTGGGAGCCCAGACTCGGGCTTTCCCAGGGCTTTTGATCCTGCAGCTGAATTTCATCATATTTCATCCCACCTTTTCCTGCAAACAGTGCAGAGTGCTCTCACTgcttccagtgccagagggtGCTGTGCCTGAGCAATCCTGTGCCAGCAACATGCTGGAATCATCAGTGGTCGTGGGAGCTTTATCCCTTTGGCCGGCTGGGGCTGCCATgtctcagctgcccttctcaTTGCAGATCCTGCCATTACCTTGCTGGTGTTGGATCAAAGGCTGTTCCTTGAAGGGATACTGTATCCCTTCGATGTCAGCCAACAAGAAAAAATGGGTGTCCTTGTTTCCACGGTGGTGGGAAAGCAGCGCCTTGCTGCTCCCACAAGCCTGAGAGACACCATTCCCTTCTCCTGTGCTGAAAGAACCATTTCAGCCCAGGCTGGTGGTGTGAAAGCTGGGCAGGTCGGGTTTTGTCTTTTGTGATGAGCTCCAGATGAGCCCTGGGTGTGTGGGGTTTCTCTGCAGACTGCAGTTCTCCTCCTCCGTATCGACGACATCGTTTCGGGGCACAAAAAGAAGGGCGACAACCAAAGCAAGCAGTCTGCAGCACCAGAGGCAGCCCAGGAGTGAGAGCTTGAGTCTTTGCAGAGGAGAACCAACTGCCTTGACCTTGACACGGGGAGGAGCTCAATGCAGTGGCCTGGTCTCAAGGCTGAGCCTGGAAAAGTTTGTTGAAAGTCCGGGAGGGATGGAAAATACCCTGGGCAGGGGGAAAAGGGCAGTGGCTGTTGGTAACACAGCACAGCTTCTGGGCTGAGGGTTACTGACTGAAAATTCTCTTCACCTCAAAATAAATACGTTGTTTCAGgctgtttctgtgtttaatCCCTGCGCTGGGACGGGCCCAGGAGGTTCAGAGAGGCCAAGGGCAGGTGCTGCACCTGCACTGGGGCAACCCAAAACACAGACTGGGGAAGAATGGATAGAGAGCAGCCGTGAGAAGAATTTGGGGCATGGGTTGACAAGAAGCTCAGCATGCTGTGGCAACTGGGGGCCCAGCAAGCCAACACTGTCCTAGGCTCATCCCCAACAGCGTGGGCAGCGTGTGAAGGGGAAATTCTGCCCCTCTGGTCTGTTCTGGAGACACTCCTTGTTAGACAGagcttcctccagctctggggtaAATCCAGAGAatgagatattgggaagaaattcctctctGTGAAGCGATGAGGCACTGGCCCAGGtggcccagagaagctggggctgccccattcctggcagtgcccaaggcctGCTTGGGAGAAGACttagagcaacctggtctagtggaaggggGTTGGACCTAGATAgtctttgaggtccctcccaaacAAAAGCATTCTGTTATTTCATTATCACTTTGCTTCTACAAGAGCCCATGGAAGCAGAAGTCCCCTGTTGTGAGCCTGGCTGAAGAGATTTACAGCTCACTGCACTCTGCAGGCAACCTGGCTTTGAGAGCACAGTGTGTCATGGGGTGATTTTATGATGATGCTTTATTCCCTTAGCGTCTTCTTTATGCCCAGAAAACGAATGCTGTAGCTTTAACATGGAGCCAGGGGGTGGGGTGGGCAGTCTGCACGCTACATTATTCCTTTTGTtggattggtttgggtttttttgctgctaGGTGAagcaaaagggttttttttttccccttcccttcccctaGCCTGGGGGCTGTACCGGGAATCCTCTCAGcgatttgttttctttgaactCTTTTTCGGCTTGCTTGTCTTTTTCGGCGGCTCTGAAGAGCCGGCGGGACCGCCCCGAGGCCTCAGAGGAGCTGAACCGACACGAGAAAGGACATCAAAATCCTTTAGCTGCCACAAGGAGCCCCACACCAGAAATCCAACAGGTTCCCAGCTTCTGTGAACACTTTTCTGCTCCCGTCCTCATAGACAAAGAAGGGCAGTCACGACCTCTGCCTCAGCCACATGGCAAGGTGGGGTCtaagtttcaaaatatttttccctttttttctttttgttgtagtttctttttttttcttctgttaataagtaggttttttttttttcactttcatccCTTGGTATCCATTTCTCTCACTGACAGAAGAAAGAGGACTTATTGAAGCCCTATCTCTTTTGACAAAAACAATCACTTTAGAACATATTTCTCCTAGAATTTTCTCTAAGCCAAGACCCAAGGTGGTACTGTCATGGTGTTCCTTCTATATTATTACAAAATCCTCAATACCTCGACACACCTCAACCATGTGCAGAGCAACGAAAAAGAATAGCAAGGACACAGTCCTCTGCTCAACAAAATACATCACGGCCACCCAGAGAACAGGGACCTCCCTTAGTGCCCCTTTTggggcaaagcagcagctgtgacatCCTCTCTGTCAAATCAGATCTGTGATGTCACCAGGGCAATCTCTGTCCCACAGGGCAGGCAGCACCTGGAGGTGACCCTGAGACAGGATATTGTTATAGATACATATAGTAATATTGGcttttcataaatattaaaatggattctATATGTGTAAAGCAACTTTGTTATGAAggtatatttgtatttctgctgttaattaagcttagacatcgtagtgaaatagctgatatAAGTAGTTTTGTGTtgaaatgcctgcttggatgggataacatccagtgaacacaggatgaggacacctgaACAGATCTGCCAACCATCAGCACTCACTGTCTGAAGGCAGTGTGGACCAAGGCCCGAactggaagagataaagaagagccaaaaccacagcccAGAAACAagcatgctctaaaaaggcagaCCCGAGGAGGAGCCGTGTAAACTAATTTATGGAATATGtatatgcaaaagaaaatatggaTATGCATAAGGGTCTATGAATATGGAACAGGTTGAGGCaagggaaaaggtatttaaggggtgTCCCTGAAGGTGACagtgtgctcttggctgagtgccaaCATGCACACGGCCGTAACAACCTTTGCTCtatggtccttgtctcctattgCCCTTTATTcaactttttacattttcacaggagaCTGAACATGTTCTTAACAATactctgcagaaaactgcagcaggcagatgggagctggaggcagcacaggGGCAGAGCCCCACAGACAGGCCCCTCTAGGCACTAACACGCTGCACTCCTCAgattgctgcagctgcagaggagagaggggTTCCGCCTCCAAAGGGGCTGGACAAGGCAGTTTGGGACTTCTGgttgttcttttttctgtttgcttgtttctCCATTAGAACACAGAGGGCacctcacagctgctgctgcagccaccgAATCCTTTGCCCAGAGGGCTGAAGCACAGCGCAGGCAGCACCTGGCAGGGGACTGTGCCATCCCCACCCAGCTGCTGTTcttgggggtttggggttgtcCTTTCCCgagctctgggctgctgctggcattgGACTCTGCTCAGTTCTTTTTGCTCTTGGGGGTGTCGTACTTCCTCTTGCTCGAGTACCAGAGCAGCAGGGGGATCCCGATGGAGGGCAGGGTCATCACGCCAAATGCCGCCCAGTCCAGCTAGGGAGAAATTGTTAAGAGAAAAGTCAAAACAATCCAGGCCAGAGGAGTCTTAGAGCAATGAGGTCAGAGGAGGAGagtgaggggagacctcacactgtctgcagcttcctcacaCGGGGAAGCAGAGGGGTAAGCGCTGACCTTTGCCCTTGGTGACCATGACAGGACCCGAGGGAGCATCCACAGCTGTATCAGGACAGCCAATATTAaggttggatattaagaaaaggCTCTTTCTCCCAGAGGATGGTCTCctaggcactggaagaggctccccaggaaagtggtcacagcactgagCTTGACAAGAGCTCAAGGAGTTTGGATAGGGCTGATAGGTACATGGTTGGGATTCCTGGTGTTGTCCTCTGCAGGACTGGGAGTTGGACTCCAcaatccttgtgggtcccttccagcctagGAGGTTCTAAGATTCTACTCTCAGATTTTCTGGCTCAAATGCCACAGTGCAGCTCCTTcacacagggagctgggatggaaacTCAGCTGCTTCTGTGACAGTCCTCTGCAGAACTGACAGGAATTAACTCCAGCTTCCACTGGAGCTCTCCAGGTGACTGCAGGGCcagccacacacacaccacGTGCAAGCAGGAAGCCACcacactgagctgcagctgccgtGGTGTACTTCTCCATTGTCAATTGAAAGGTACTTACAAAGTGAGGGGAGAACCTCCTGTCGAAGTCACGCTGAGCCAGGATTCCTCCCTGTCCGGGAGCACTAGTGAAGCCAacctggaaaaggcagggaaaagacAGGCTTTGCCACCTTTCCTCCTCGTTCCAGAACTGGGCAGGGTGAGAGCACACGGACACGCATCATCCCCGAGCACACAGCTCCGGGAGCATGGTcaggtgtgtctgcagggaTCCCATCAATCAGCCACTTACCACCACCTGGGCACCCTCCTGAGCCA
Proteins encoded in this region:
- the CCT3 gene encoding T-complex protein 1 subunit gamma; translation: MMGPRPVLVLSQNTKRESGRKVQTGNITAAKTIADIIRTCLGPRAMMKMLLDPMGGIVMTNDGNAILREIQVQHPAAKSMIEISRTQDEEVGDGTTSVIILAGEMLSVAEHFLEQQMHPTVIIWAYRKALDDMISILKKIGTPVDVNNKEMMLKIIKSAINTKAINRWSDLACSIALDAVKTVEFEENGRKEIDIKKYAKVEKIPGGFSEDSCVLRGIMVNKDVTHPRMRRLIKNPRIVLLDCSLEYKKGESQTDIEITREEDFARILQMEEEYIQQMCEDLIRVKPDLVITEKGVSDLAQHYLMRANITAIRRVRKTDNNRIARACGARIVSRTDELREEDVGTGARLFEVKKIGDEYFAFITDCKDPKACTIILRGASKEILAEVERNLQDAMQVCRNVLMDPQLVPGGGATEMAVSHALTERSKGMTGVEQWPYRAVAQALEVIPRTLIQNCGASTIRVLTSLRAKHTQEGSQTWGVNGETGALVDMKELGIWEPLAVKLQTYKTAVETAVLLLRIDDIVSGHKKKGDNQSKQSAAPEAAQE